In Eulemur rufifrons isolate Redbay chromosome 15, OSU_ERuf_1, whole genome shotgun sequence, the genomic stretch AGTTCCTTCACTAGCAGACCAGGGAATGTTGGAAAGGGATGGGATTTAGAGACCATAATCTAGTGCCCTCATTTCACAAGGAGGAAAAGTGCCTACGGAATTCCCCCCAAGGTCACTTGAACAACTTAGGAGCAGACCAAGCTAGAAACAATGTCCCCTGGCTCCTTTGTACTGTTGGTATCATTCATTAAGAAGAAGAatgaaaggaattatttttttccttaaagctgTCATCGCCTTGTGATATGTTATCAGTTGGCCCTTGACTGACAATTTAAACCAAATTAAACCTTTCAGTCCCCTATGATAGCAGTAGGGCTAGTTTATTCTGAAAACCTTTGCTGGGCCTTAAATGCAGATCACTTGACTTTgcatctcttcccttcccttctgtccTCAGGTGATGGCAACTGCCTCATGCACGCCACTTCTCAGTACATGTGGGGTGTTCAGGACACAGACTTGGTCCTGAGGAAGGCACTCTTCAGCACGCTTAAGGAGACAGACACACGCAACTTTAAATTCCGCTGGCAACTGGAGTCTCTCAAATCTCAGGAATTTGTGGAAACGGGGCTTTGCTACGACACTCGGGTATGTCTTGTTCCCCCATAAGCATCTATTGACAGGCTTCCATGGTGAGCAAAGGGTACCCCGGGCCAGGTCCTGCCTTCAGGGATCATATGGTTGACTCGGTCATGTGAATTTGGCTAAGACATACTCAATGGAAAACACCAGAAACCTCCTGTGGGATTAACCTGAGGCTTTTGCCACTGCTTTTGGGTTGCAGATTCCCAGCTTGTGGGTCTCTTCACTGTAACTGAAAGTCTTCTGACTGTGGCCTTTTCCTTTGCTGTTTTTCTGGTTTGGGGTTCATTTGCCCCTAGCGTGATTTGCTGAACTAGGCAATCAGACTGAGACACGTGCCTCACCTTCCTCAGTCACAAGCTTggaatttttgtgtttgttgGATGAGGGGCTTCAGTGTTATACCTCATCAGGGATTTTTTTGAAAGCAGGTGCTGTCCCCAACCTCCCCCACTTCTGAGTTTGCCTTGTAGTggaaaaaagtaaaggaagagaACCAAAACGGGGGAAAAAGGGTAATCATTTGAATGATGGTGtcaagaaaggggaaaaataagctgagttatataaatgaataattgttgAGTGATGTCAGAATGCCTTTTTAATGCAGAGTATGTTCAATCTTTTTTCCCTTCACCTTTCTCCCCTTAGAACTGGAATGATGAATGGGACACCCTCGTCAAAATGGCTTCCACAGACACGCCAGGGGCCCAAGGTGGACTTCAGTATAATTCACTGGAAGAAATACACATATTTGTCCTTTGTAACATCCTCAGAAGGCCAATCATTGTCATTTCAGGTGAGGTGCCTGAATCACTTATTTGTATTAAAAAGCTTTTCCGCTCTCAGGGGAGACCCACACTACCAAAGTTACAGGTAACAGTAGCTAAATGGAATTTGATGAAAGTCACTTGAGggccttatttttctttgtctttcattgaACAGACAAAATGCTAAGAAGTTTGGAATCGGGTTCAAATTTCGCCCCTTTGAGAGTGGGTGGAATTTACCTGCCTCTCCACTGGCCTCCCCAGGAATGCTACAGATACCCCATCGTTCTCGGCTACGACAGCCAACACTTTGTACCCCTGGTGACCCTGAAGGACAGTGGGCCTGGTAAGAAAACTGCATCAGTTCATACTCACAAATTCTGTTAGATACTGGAACGTCAGAGTTTGCTCTATGGCTGCTTACTGAAATAGTCTTATTTAAGAAtactatttttacttaaatatatcaTTCTGTCATTTGTTTGATTAGGAACAGGAGTGCAATAGCAGTAATCGAAATACCCCCATATCTTTTTGAGTATGACTTGGAAAGTACTTTCAACATGTTAATTGCAAGTAGATGATATATACATCActgctactattaatattacatgaTAAATTAAGGCACACAGAGCCCTGAATACAGTGCCTGGTATGGAACAGGTTAATGTTTGTCAagttgctattattttaatagcttCATGTAGAGTCAGCACTACATTAAGTGCTTTAGGTATATTATTTTGTTGCCTTTTATCCCCATACCATTCCTGTGAGACATAGGCATTGGTagccttattttatagatgaggcagtTGAAGCTAGAAGAAGTTAAATATtctgcccaatgtcacacagatGTATTTTATATTAGAGTGAAGCGCATTTTGTTTGCCCATTTGAGTTTAACTGTGGCTAGATAgtacttttctgcattttcaaaagttaattattttatatacgACCATACGTAACACCTCATTTAGTAGAATACCGTTTTActtacgtgtttttttttttcctcagaaatccGAGCTGTTCCACTTGTTAACAGAGACCGAGGAAGATTTGAAGACTTGAAAGTTCACTTTTTGACAGAGCCTGAAAATGAGATGAAGGAAAAGCTCTTAAAAGAGTACTTGATGCTGATAGAAATCCCAGTCCAAGGTTGGGACCATGGCACGACTCATCTCATCAAGGCTGCAAAGTAAGCAGTTTGTGTTTAGCTCTTTTCTTTGTCATCTGTAACTATTTTACTTCAGTCACATTAGTGGCTGCCACTCATAGCTCAACAAGAAAGTTACCTGCAGCCAGTGTGTGCCAATGTGAGACAAATTCAGAGCCTCGTGCGTGGTTGAAGAGGAGCAATTAAGGGAGTACTAACTTTGATTTCAAATGCAAACAAGGAATTTATCCAGAACAATTTTCCTGGATATCGAGATGGTAGAATTAGAGTCAGAATTATGGGCTTTAAAAGGGCATTTAGAttaagaatagttttttttttttaattgctctaagacatattaaaaaagaCTAGCAAGTGAAAACTCTTGAAAACAAAAGCCTTTTTTCCTGGTTTCTTGGTAAAGATAGACACATCAGCCACACCTTGGATTGTAGAACGTGTTTATTCGACAGCCCATGATTTTGCCACAAGGAAATGGGAGGCGAGCCCCAGAGTATGCGCTGTGCAGATATCCAATCTCTAACCACCAGCTTTATGTTAAAGACTTGGCTGTTTCTGAGGACTTGAAATGTACAAGAGATGACAGTGAGGACATAAGAGAATCGGTTTCTCAAAGTAGAGATTAGCGAATTACAGAGTCAAAAGTAAATAGACAGCGCCTTTGGGTGTGCCTGCTTCTTAGTTATCCTGGCAGTTAATGCTAGTAGAGACAAGACACAAGTTTAAATTAATAACAGCAAAATATAGAACACAAAGTTCCAAAGTAGTTTGTATTATAGACTAGTCCCAAATGAATAGCCTGAGTAATGTTTTACCATTAATAGAAATTTGATCTCTGAGAAGTTAGAAAGTCAAAGTGACTTTTGAAAGGATCAATAGAGTAATAAGAAGCAGAGGCAGCCCCAGAGTAGCCCTTTCTTTAGAACGATCTGTAATTTGGGGTGGACCAAGATTGATTAAATGAgactatgattttaaaaatatcagagtCTTCTTAGCAGACTGACATCACATTTGACTCTAGATCATGTTAGGAAATGTATTGTACCACATTATATTAGAAGTACGAGCTATTTATCAAAGGCCTGCATTTTCAAtgaatgggtatagagttttaaaagtttgttcTATGAGCTAATGATGAAAAAATGGCATGCAgtctcatatttttccttttggtcttTAGGTTGGATGAAGCTAACTTACCAAAAGAAATCAATCTGGTAGATGATTACTTTGAACTTGTTCAGCATGAGTACAAGAAGTGGCAGGAAAATAAcgagcaggggaggagagagatgcATGCTCAGAATCCCTTGGAACCTTCCATGCCCCAGCTATCTCTCATGGACGTAAAATGTGAAACTCCCAACTGTCCTTTCTTCATGTCCGTGAACACCCAGCCTTTATGCCATGAATGCTCAGAGCGGCGGCAAAAGAATCAAAACAAACTCCCAAAGCTGAACTCCAAGCCAGGTGCCAAGGGGCTCCCTGGCGTGGCACTTGGGGCCTCTCGGGGAGAGGCCTGTGAGCCCTTGGCCTGGAACCCCGAGGAGCCAGCTGGGGGCCCTCATTCGGCCCCACCAACAGCACCCAGCCTTTTCCTGTTCAGTGAAACCACTGCTATGAAGTGCAGGAGCCCTGGCTGCCCGTTCACGCTGAACGTGCAGCACAATGGACTTTGTGAGCGCTGCCACAATGCCCGGCAGCATCATGCCAGCCACACCGCAGACCGCGCGAGGCATTTAGATCCCGGGAAGTGCCGCGTCTGCCTCCAGGATGTCACCAGGACGTTTAATGGGATCTGCAGCACTTGCTTCAAAAGGACTACGGCAGAgccctcctccagcctcagctccgGTGGTCCTCCCTCCTGTCACCAGCGGTCCAAGTCGGATCCCTCCCAGCTCAGGCGGAGCCCCTCCCCACATTCTTGCCACAGACCTGGAAACGACACCCCCACCCCGTCTAGCTGCCTCTCTCCAGCGGCACGGACTCCAGGGGACAGGACGGGGTCGAGCAAGTGCAGAAAAGCTGGCTGCATGTATTTTGGAACTCCAGAAAACAAGGGATTTTGCACGCTGTGTTTCATCGAGTACAGAGAAAACAAACGTGAGTGAAATGATCCAAATGCAGCACCTACTGTCTAGAGCGGGTTTTGTTACTGAACTTTAAGGAAAGCCACCCATCTGGGCATGCGGGTAGAATGGCCAGAACCCACCATGCCTTTCTACCAGCTTGTACCCAGGGACAGTCACAGTGGCTCTGCCAATAGCATGTGGAGGCAAAAGGCACTATATGATTGCATCAGCTCCTAGATACCACGTTCCAGAAACCAAAAGTGCCCTGTAGATAGCGGTGAGGGAATTTGCTTTCATAAGGCCACTCAATGTCTGGCATTCATAAGATAGATATTAAACCAGATTTCTTTTGTGACTTTGGTACAATAGAGAAATCGCAAAATCTGAAGAGGAGTAGCTGGAGGGAGGGAAGCGTCTACTGACACTGTAAGAAAACTTTTGTGGTTTTGTAAATCTCTCATTTGAAAGAAGGATGAGCAGTTACTGTCTGTTCTTTGTTCTGCTACTATGACTGATCGGTGCTCCACGTTCAAAGTGAGAGATTTGTAAAGCCAAAGAAGTTTCAATAatagcattttaattaattttcttgctGAATTTATAAAAGGCTGGTCTCATATATATACTTAAGGCTGGCCTAGTCTGTATTTGGAACCCGTTGATTTCTCCAATGTCACTGTCTCTGTGTCTGCAGGGTGACCCATGTGTGGTACTCATTAGCATCAACTCTCTTACAGATTTTGTcactgcctcaggaaaagccagTCCCACAGCCTCCAGGTTCCAGAACACAGTTCCATGCCTGGGCAGGGAATGTGGCACCCTTGGAAGCACCATGTTTGAAGGCTACTGTCAGAAGTGTTTCATTGAAGCTCAGAACCAGAGATTTCATGAAGCCAAAAGGACAGAAGAGCAACTGGTAAGACATTTTGAGGAATTTCCCCCTCCTGTGTATTGAGTCCTCCTTGCTGGAGCAGTTTCTTCTGACCGTGACAAGCAGGTTTTCTTCCCTGATGGGTTCTGTCTGCTCATGGTAACGGCTTATTTAAGAAAGTCTGCTGGGAGAACCTGGGGAAAAAGTCCACGGCACAGTGGCTTCCTGAGTTGCAAGTACTGTCAATTTTCATGGCCTAAGTGtactttagaatttattttaaaaagcagataaaatGAGCCATAACATAAAACTTCTTTATCCTCCAGAAAGCCAAATGGTGATCAGTGACTTCTTTGTTATGTAGTAGAACCAGCGACATCTAGAAAGCAAActttcttaaataatttcttatcatGAGGACTGAGCAGGCAGACTTTCCTGGGTGCCGCCAGTTTATGGCAGATAAGAAAAGCAAACTTTAACTGGGCCAAGAGCTGGGCCAAGTTTGCAGGCCTCCATGTAAGGATTGGTGGTTCCCCTCGGCCTCCCTGGGGCCAGGTCGGCTCTTGGTGGGATTGGAAGGAAACCTTGGAGAGCTGCAGCTCATAGACTGCATGTGCACTCTTAACTTGCTCAGGCAAGTTAGTCCACACTGTCACATGAGGTCGCATTGTCCTCTCCCTGAGAAATGTGAGCAACAGTTCTGTCTGTTCTTTCCACTCAGAGATCAAGCCAGCGCAGAGACGTGCCTCGAGCCACACAGAGCACCTCAAGGCCCAAGTGTGCCCGGGCCTCCTGCAAGAACATCCTGGCCTGCCGCAGCGAGGAACTCTGCATGGAGTGCCAGCACCTCACCCAGCGAGTGAGCCCCGGGCCCCACCTGGCTGAGCCCGCTCCTGAAGAGCCCCCCAAACAGCGCTGCCGGGCACCTGCCTGTGATCACTTCGGCAATGCCAAGTGCAACGGCTACTGCAACGAGTGCTTTCAGTTCAAGCAGATGTATGGCTAACCGGAAACAGGCAGGCCAGCCCCTACGAGAAGAGGGGCCTCAAGTCGCCAGCCAACGTGGTGCTATACTCTAAACCCTCAGCTGCCACTGGAGGGTCAGTCCCTGCAACACTGGGCTCGAGGGTGTCATTGAGCAGGGGAGGAAAGATAAGCATCGTGCCCATGACGCGTGGGTTTGGTAACTGGGGAATGTTCCCGGGTGGCCTTAGAAACTGTGACTGGCAGTGGTCGATtcagcccagggctcctcctctCCTACCATGCAGGAGGCTGGGAATGTCTTTGGACTTGGAACGAGTGCTAGGACTGGCTGTGACGCCTGCGCCGCTAGGACTGCTTTATCATCTCGGGAGAGAAGGGAACAGACATGCAGTCGGGCGGGTTGGGAACCCCAGAGCCattccacccgccctccctcagAGATGTGAAGCTGAGTCCTCACCGCACCAAGGCCCTCCGCAAGAAGCTCAAGGAAGCTCAGGGAAAATAGACATATTCGGAGTCATTCAGACATATTAATGGTTTTCCCCTACCTGCCTAGTTCCTTTCCCGGGGACCCAGCAGGAAAGCAGAACCATCCACAGATTGTGATTCTGAGTCTGCTGCGACAGCATGTTCACAGTGAAAGGAAAACAAGCTGCTCTTTACAATATgcaccttttaaaaataggagtTGTTTTAGTGGGAAGACATGTAACTCTGGGTTATCACTGTCTTCACTCCTTAAGAGGTTAGCTTGAACTGAGGTGTGTGTAAAAAAGTGTACATGTATACTATACCCTTATATTATGTGtgagggatttttttaaattatactgaaATGCTACCCTAGAGGTATAAGTAGGAAGACTGAATAATAATAACCTATTTTCTGGTTGTTGTTGGGGCACTGTCTAACGTACACAGCTTGTGTGAACTCAACCAGCTGCCTTTGTAAAGGGAGCTCTTCAGTTGTGTCTGTGtgattcactttatttatttaattgcaaACGTTAAGGTTATTTAAATGAAGATGTTTCTTCTACTCTGAGGAAAATGCTGCAGTGTCTTCTTAAGGTAACATATTTGCTTTGGGTCAGGTTGTGGAACCAGACAAGTCCCTGACCACAGTGCGGGAGCTGGCGTGTTTGATACCCTTTGCCGGCCTCCCTAGGAAAGTAGGAATTGTGTCAAGAGTAAACTCATTACAGTCTCATGCTTCTTCTTACGAAACTCCAGCCACAGGAAAAGAAACTGTTCTCTGTGC encodes the following:
- the TNFAIP3 gene encoding tumor necrosis factor alpha-induced protein 3 — its product is MAEQLLPQALYLSNMRKAVKTRERTPEDIFKPTNGIIPHFKTMHRYTLEMFRTCQFCPQFREIIHKALIDRNIQASLESQKKLNWCREVRKLVALKTNGDGNCLMHATSQYMWGVQDTDLVLRKALFSTLKETDTRNFKFRWQLESLKSQEFVETGLCYDTRNWNDEWDTLVKMASTDTPGAQGGLQYNSLEEIHIFVLCNILRRPIIVISDKMLRSLESGSNFAPLRVGGIYLPLHWPPQECYRYPIVLGYDSQHFVPLVTLKDSGPEIRAVPLVNRDRGRFEDLKVHFLTEPENEMKEKLLKEYLMLIEIPVQGWDHGTTHLIKAAKLDEANLPKEINLVDDYFELVQHEYKKWQENNEQGRREMHAQNPLEPSMPQLSLMDVKCETPNCPFFMSVNTQPLCHECSERRQKNQNKLPKLNSKPGAKGLPGVALGASRGEACEPLAWNPEEPAGGPHSAPPTAPSLFLFSETTAMKCRSPGCPFTLNVQHNGLCERCHNARQHHASHTADRARHLDPGKCRVCLQDVTRTFNGICSTCFKRTTAEPSSSLSSGGPPSCHQRSKSDPSQLRRSPSPHSCHRPGNDTPTPSSCLSPAARTPGDRTGSSKCRKAGCMYFGTPENKGFCTLCFIEYRENKHFVTASGKASPTASRFQNTVPCLGRECGTLGSTMFEGYCQKCFIEAQNQRFHEAKRTEEQLRSSQRRDVPRATQSTSRPKCARASCKNILACRSEELCMECQHLTQRVSPGPHLAEPAPEEPPKQRCRAPACDHFGNAKCNGYCNECFQFKQMYG